In a single window of the Callithrix jacchus isolate 240 chromosome 1, calJac240_pri, whole genome shotgun sequence genome:
- the CCDC70 gene encoding coiled-coil domain-containing protein 70, which translates to MATPPFQLIRKMFSFKVSRWTGFACFRPLVLSSPSVRQKKLMHKLQEEKAFREEMKTFREKIEDFREEMWTFRGKIHAFRGQILGLWEEERPFWEDEKTFWKEEKSFWEMEKSFREEEKTFWKKYCTFWKEDKAFWKEDNALWERDQNLLQEDKALWEEENALLVEERALLEEEKALWEDKKSLWEEENALWEEEKAFWVEGHGHIARDQMLEDGPLDTNRGQRSPAFSRGRA; encoded by the coding sequence ATGGCCACCCCACCATTCCAGCTGATAAGGAAGATGTTTTCCTTCAAGGTGAGCAGATGGACGGGGTTTGCCTGCTTCCGGCCTCTGGTGCTATCCTCTCCCAGCGTTCGCCAGAAGAAACTAATGCACAAGCTGCAGGAGGAAAAGGCTTTTCGCGAAGAGATGAAAACTTTCCGTGAGAAAATAGAGGACTTCAGGGAAGAGATGTGGACTTTCCGAGGCAAGATCCATGCTTTCCGGGGCCAGATCCTGGGTTTGTGGGAAGAAGAGAGACCTTTCTGGGAAGATGAGAAAACCTTCTGGAAGGAGGAGAAATCCTTCTGGGAAATGGAAAAGTCTttcagggaggaagagaaaactttctggaaaaaatattGCACCTTCTGGAAGGAGGATAAGGCCTTCTGGAAAGAGGACAATGCCTTGTGGGAAAGAGACCAGAACCTTCTTCAGGAGGACAAGGCCCTGTGGGAGGAAGAAAATGCCCTGTTGGTGGAGGAAAGAGCCCTCCTTGAGGAGGAGAAAGCTCTGTGGGAGGATAAAAAGTCCCTCTGGGAGGAGGAGAATGCCCTCTGGGAGGAAGAGAAGGCCTTCTGGGTGGAGGGCCATGGCCACATTGCCAGGGACCAGATGCTTGAGGACGGGCCCCTTGACACCAACAGAGGGCAGCGCTCACCGGCCTTCTCACGAGGCAGGGCATAG